In Hermetia illucens chromosome 1, iHerIll2.2.curated.20191125, whole genome shotgun sequence, one genomic interval encodes:
- the LOC119658460 gene encoding glutaminase kidney isoform, mitochondrial isoform X7 — protein sequence MLKFFPVQPVPKLNILPVNKRVAFYDLDDTVNSGQREQEQKNAEDVLFDMFRNEDSGLIPIGKFLAALRTVGIRMNDPRIREMMDNLRKVHKLSNYEGGSPETQNLNRETFKSVVAPNIVLIARAFRHQFVIPDFHGFTKDIEEIYWKCKSNTDGKVASYIPQLARFSPDFWGISVCTIDGQRFSIGDVDIPFTLQSCSKPLTYAIALEKLGQQVVHQYVGQEPSGRNFNELVLDYNKKPHNPMINAGAILTCALLKTLIAPEMTLAEKFEYTRQWFSRLSGGDNFGFNNAVFLSEREAADRNYALGFYMREHNCYPERTNLREVMDFYFQCCSMESNCDSMSVVAATLANGGICPITEEKVLRPDVVRDVLSLMHSCGMYDYSGQFAFKVGLPAKSGVCGGMLVVIPNVMGIFTWSPPLDPLGNSCRGVQFCEELVNIFNFHRYDNLKHASDKKDPRRHRYETKGLSIVNLLFSAASGDVTALRRHKLSGMDITLADYDGRTALHLAASEGHLECVKFLLQQCHVPHDMKDRWGNMPIDEAETFGHRAVVEFLKSWEESQQKGNEENKENGIINPDMVKQDELIPNDTKSVAYDRSATASPIPNDADDNSKPGL from the exons TCAGCGGGAGCAGGAGCAGAAAAATGCCGAAGATGTGCTATTCGACATGTTCCGCAATGAGGATTCTGGTCTTATACCAATTGGAAAGTTTTTGGCC GCACTCAGAACAGTTGGTATCCGCATGAATGATCCTCGAATCCGTGAAATGATGGATAACTTAAGGAAAGTTCATAAACTATCAAACTATGAAGGAGGCTCACCTGAAACTCAAAATCTCAATCGAGAGACATTCAAAAG TGTCGTTGCGCCGAATATTGTCTTAATTGCGAGAGCATTCAGGCATCAATTTGTTATTCCTGATTTTCATGGATTCACCAAGGACATTGAGGAGATATATTGGAAATGCAAGAGTAATACGGATGGGAAGGTTGCAAGCTATATTCCCCAGCTAGCTAGGTTTAGTCCAGATTTCTGGGGTATTAGCGTATGTACAATCGATGGACAACGATTTTCCATTGGCGATGTTGATATTCCGTTCACTTTACAAAGTTGCAG cAAGCCCTTAACTTACGCCATCGCGCTAGAGAAACTAGGACAACAAGTTGTACATCAATATGTTGGTCAGGAGCCGAGTGGAAGGAACTTCAACGAACTCGTGTTGGATTACAACA AGAAACCACACAACCCAATGATTAACGCTGGAGCAATCCTGACTTGCGCACTTTTGAAAACTCTTATCGCTCCTGAGATGACTTTAGCTGAGAAGTTTGAATATACAAGGCAATGGTTTAGC AGGCTTTCCGGTGGTGATAATTTCGGCTTCAATAACGCCGTCTTCCTATCCGAACGTGAAGCTGCTGATCGAAACTATGCGCTTGGTTTTTACATGCGGGAGCATAATTGTTACCCTGAAAGGACGAACCTACGCGAAGTAATGGACTTCTACTTCCAG TGTTGTTCGATGGAATCTAATTGTGACAGTATGTCCGTAGTCGCTGCAACTTTAGCAAATGGAGGAATCTGCCCAATCACTGAGGAAAAGGTCCTCAGACCAGACGTAGTTCGCGATGTATTATCCTTGATGCATTCTTGTGGCATGTACGATTATTCCGGACAATTTGCTTTCAAAGTTGGCTTACCAGCAAAATCAGGGGTTTGCGGAGGTATGTTGGTGGTTATTCCAAACGTTATGGGTATCTTCACTTGGTCACCACCATTGGACCCATTGGGAAATAGTTGCAGAGGAGTACAGTTCTGTGAG GAACTcgtgaatatttttaatttccaCCGATATGATAATCTCAAACACGCCTCAGACAAGAAAGACCCCCGCCGTCATCGCTATGAAACAAAAGGTCTCTCTATTGTTAATTTGCTGTTCTCAGCAGCTAGTGGAGATGTGACTGCACTTCGACGTCATAAACTTTCTGGGATGGATATTACTTTGGCCGATTATGATGGCCGCACCGCTTTGCATTTGGCAGCATCCGAAGGACATCTTGAATGTGTGAAATTCTTATTGCAACAATGTCACGTTCCGCATGATATGAAGGATCGCTGGGGCAATATGCCCATCGATGAAGCTGAAACATTCGGTCATCGTGCTGTTGTCGAGTTTTTGAAATCTTGGGAAGAAAGCCAACAAAAAGGAAATgaggaaaataaagaaaatggaaTTATAAATCCAGATATGGTTAAACAAGAT GAGTTGATACCAAATGATACTAAGTCAGTGGCTTATGATCGCAGTGCAACAGCAAGTCCCATACCAAATGATGCCGACGACAACTCAAAACCAGGTCTATAA
- the LOC119658460 gene encoding glutaminase kidney isoform, mitochondrial isoform X5 has translation MLKFFPVQPVPKLNILPVNKRVAFYDLDDTVNSGLQKRGYTIRIQREQEQKNAEDVLFDMFRNEDSGLIPIGKFLAALRTVGIRMNDPRIREMMDNLRKVHKLSNYEGGSPETQNLNRETFKSVVAPNIVLIARAFRHQFVIPDFHGFTKDIEEIYWKCKSNTDGKVASYIPQLARFSPDFWGISVCTIDGQRFSIGDVDIPFTLQSCSKPLTYAIALEKLGQQVVHQYVGQEPSGRNFNELVLDYNKKPHNPMINAGAILTCALLKTLIAPEMTLAEKFEYTRQWFSRLSGGDNFGFNNAVFLSEREAADRNYALGFYMREHNCYPERTNLREVMDFYFQCCSMESNCDSMSVVAATLANGGICPITEEKVLRPDVVRDVLSLMHSCGMYDYSGQFAFKVGLPAKSGVCGGMLVVIPNVMGIFTWSPPLDPLGNSCRGVQFCEELVNIFNFHRYDNLKHASDKKDPRRHRYETKGLSIVNLLFSAASGDVTALRRHKLSGMDITLADYDGRTALHLAASEGHLECVKFLLQQCHVPHDMKDRWGNMPIDEAETFGHRAVVEFLKSWEESQQKGNEENKENGIINPDMVKQDELIPNDTKSVAYDRSATASPIPNDADDNSKPGL, from the exons TTTACAAAAACGAGGGTATACAATACGGAT TCAGCGGGAGCAGGAGCAGAAAAATGCCGAAGATGTGCTATTCGACATGTTCCGCAATGAGGATTCTGGTCTTATACCAATTGGAAAGTTTTTGGCC GCACTCAGAACAGTTGGTATCCGCATGAATGATCCTCGAATCCGTGAAATGATGGATAACTTAAGGAAAGTTCATAAACTATCAAACTATGAAGGAGGCTCACCTGAAACTCAAAATCTCAATCGAGAGACATTCAAAAG TGTCGTTGCGCCGAATATTGTCTTAATTGCGAGAGCATTCAGGCATCAATTTGTTATTCCTGATTTTCATGGATTCACCAAGGACATTGAGGAGATATATTGGAAATGCAAGAGTAATACGGATGGGAAGGTTGCAAGCTATATTCCCCAGCTAGCTAGGTTTAGTCCAGATTTCTGGGGTATTAGCGTATGTACAATCGATGGACAACGATTTTCCATTGGCGATGTTGATATTCCGTTCACTTTACAAAGTTGCAG cAAGCCCTTAACTTACGCCATCGCGCTAGAGAAACTAGGACAACAAGTTGTACATCAATATGTTGGTCAGGAGCCGAGTGGAAGGAACTTCAACGAACTCGTGTTGGATTACAACA AGAAACCACACAACCCAATGATTAACGCTGGAGCAATCCTGACTTGCGCACTTTTGAAAACTCTTATCGCTCCTGAGATGACTTTAGCTGAGAAGTTTGAATATACAAGGCAATGGTTTAGC AGGCTTTCCGGTGGTGATAATTTCGGCTTCAATAACGCCGTCTTCCTATCCGAACGTGAAGCTGCTGATCGAAACTATGCGCTTGGTTTTTACATGCGGGAGCATAATTGTTACCCTGAAAGGACGAACCTACGCGAAGTAATGGACTTCTACTTCCAG TGTTGTTCGATGGAATCTAATTGTGACAGTATGTCCGTAGTCGCTGCAACTTTAGCAAATGGAGGAATCTGCCCAATCACTGAGGAAAAGGTCCTCAGACCAGACGTAGTTCGCGATGTATTATCCTTGATGCATTCTTGTGGCATGTACGATTATTCCGGACAATTTGCTTTCAAAGTTGGCTTACCAGCAAAATCAGGGGTTTGCGGAGGTATGTTGGTGGTTATTCCAAACGTTATGGGTATCTTCACTTGGTCACCACCATTGGACCCATTGGGAAATAGTTGCAGAGGAGTACAGTTCTGTGAG GAACTcgtgaatatttttaatttccaCCGATATGATAATCTCAAACACGCCTCAGACAAGAAAGACCCCCGCCGTCATCGCTATGAAACAAAAGGTCTCTCTATTGTTAATTTGCTGTTCTCAGCAGCTAGTGGAGATGTGACTGCACTTCGACGTCATAAACTTTCTGGGATGGATATTACTTTGGCCGATTATGATGGCCGCACCGCTTTGCATTTGGCAGCATCCGAAGGACATCTTGAATGTGTGAAATTCTTATTGCAACAATGTCACGTTCCGCATGATATGAAGGATCGCTGGGGCAATATGCCCATCGATGAAGCTGAAACATTCGGTCATCGTGCTGTTGTCGAGTTTTTGAAATCTTGGGAAGAAAGCCAACAAAAAGGAAATgaggaaaataaagaaaatggaaTTATAAATCCAGATATGGTTAAACAAGAT GAGTTGATACCAAATGATACTAAGTCAGTGGCTTATGATCGCAGTGCAACAGCAAGTCCCATACCAAATGATGCCGACGACAACTCAAAACCAGGTCTATAA
- the LOC119658460 gene encoding glutaminase kidney isoform, mitochondrial isoform X8 — MIQMIRIQREQEQKNAEDVLFDMFRNEDSGLIPIGKFLAALRTVGIRMNDPRIREMMDNLRKVHKLSNYEGGSPETQNLNRETFKSVVAPNIVLIARAFRHQFVIPDFHGFTKDIEEIYWKCKSNTDGKVASYIPQLARFSPDFWGISVCTIDGQRFSIGDVDIPFTLQSCSKPLTYAIALEKLGQQVVHQYVGQEPSGRNFNELVLDYNKKPHNPMINAGAILTCALLKTLIAPEMTLAEKFEYTRQWFSRLSGGDNFGFNNAVFLSEREAADRNYALGFYMREHNCYPERTNLREVMDFYFQCCSMESNCDSMSVVAATLANGGICPITEEKVLRPDVVRDVLSLMHSCGMYDYSGQFAFKVGLPAKSGVCGGMLVVIPNVMGIFTWSPPLDPLGNSCRGVQFCEELVNIFNFHRYDNLKHASDKKDPRRHRYETKGLSIVNLLFSAASGDVTALRRHKLSGMDITLADYDGRTALHLAASEGHLECVKFLLQQCHVPHDMKDRWGNMPIDEAETFGHRAVVEFLKSWEESQQKGNEENKENGIINPDMVKQDELIPNDTKSVAYDRSATASPIPNDADDNSKPGL; from the exons TCAGCGGGAGCAGGAGCAGAAAAATGCCGAAGATGTGCTATTCGACATGTTCCGCAATGAGGATTCTGGTCTTATACCAATTGGAAAGTTTTTGGCC GCACTCAGAACAGTTGGTATCCGCATGAATGATCCTCGAATCCGTGAAATGATGGATAACTTAAGGAAAGTTCATAAACTATCAAACTATGAAGGAGGCTCACCTGAAACTCAAAATCTCAATCGAGAGACATTCAAAAG TGTCGTTGCGCCGAATATTGTCTTAATTGCGAGAGCATTCAGGCATCAATTTGTTATTCCTGATTTTCATGGATTCACCAAGGACATTGAGGAGATATATTGGAAATGCAAGAGTAATACGGATGGGAAGGTTGCAAGCTATATTCCCCAGCTAGCTAGGTTTAGTCCAGATTTCTGGGGTATTAGCGTATGTACAATCGATGGACAACGATTTTCCATTGGCGATGTTGATATTCCGTTCACTTTACAAAGTTGCAG cAAGCCCTTAACTTACGCCATCGCGCTAGAGAAACTAGGACAACAAGTTGTACATCAATATGTTGGTCAGGAGCCGAGTGGAAGGAACTTCAACGAACTCGTGTTGGATTACAACA AGAAACCACACAACCCAATGATTAACGCTGGAGCAATCCTGACTTGCGCACTTTTGAAAACTCTTATCGCTCCTGAGATGACTTTAGCTGAGAAGTTTGAATATACAAGGCAATGGTTTAGC AGGCTTTCCGGTGGTGATAATTTCGGCTTCAATAACGCCGTCTTCCTATCCGAACGTGAAGCTGCTGATCGAAACTATGCGCTTGGTTTTTACATGCGGGAGCATAATTGTTACCCTGAAAGGACGAACCTACGCGAAGTAATGGACTTCTACTTCCAG TGTTGTTCGATGGAATCTAATTGTGACAGTATGTCCGTAGTCGCTGCAACTTTAGCAAATGGAGGAATCTGCCCAATCACTGAGGAAAAGGTCCTCAGACCAGACGTAGTTCGCGATGTATTATCCTTGATGCATTCTTGTGGCATGTACGATTATTCCGGACAATTTGCTTTCAAAGTTGGCTTACCAGCAAAATCAGGGGTTTGCGGAGGTATGTTGGTGGTTATTCCAAACGTTATGGGTATCTTCACTTGGTCACCACCATTGGACCCATTGGGAAATAGTTGCAGAGGAGTACAGTTCTGTGAG GAACTcgtgaatatttttaatttccaCCGATATGATAATCTCAAACACGCCTCAGACAAGAAAGACCCCCGCCGTCATCGCTATGAAACAAAAGGTCTCTCTATTGTTAATTTGCTGTTCTCAGCAGCTAGTGGAGATGTGACTGCACTTCGACGTCATAAACTTTCTGGGATGGATATTACTTTGGCCGATTATGATGGCCGCACCGCTTTGCATTTGGCAGCATCCGAAGGACATCTTGAATGTGTGAAATTCTTATTGCAACAATGTCACGTTCCGCATGATATGAAGGATCGCTGGGGCAATATGCCCATCGATGAAGCTGAAACATTCGGTCATCGTGCTGTTGTCGAGTTTTTGAAATCTTGGGAAGAAAGCCAACAAAAAGGAAATgaggaaaataaagaaaatggaaTTATAAATCCAGATATGGTTAAACAAGAT GAGTTGATACCAAATGATACTAAGTCAGTGGCTTATGATCGCAGTGCAACAGCAAGTCCCATACCAAATGATGCCGACGACAACTCAAAACCAGGTCTATAA
- the LOC119658460 gene encoding glutaminase kidney isoform, mitochondrial isoform X6 has protein sequence MEKTNGHIRKNGKLHDDPIENLPVKHKEALVKILSRFISQREQEQKNAEDVLFDMFRNEDSGLIPIGKFLAALRTVGIRMNDPRIREMMDNLRKVHKLSNYEGGSPETQNLNRETFKSVVAPNIVLIARAFRHQFVIPDFHGFTKDIEEIYWKCKSNTDGKVASYIPQLARFSPDFWGISVCTIDGQRFSIGDVDIPFTLQSCSKPLTYAIALEKLGQQVVHQYVGQEPSGRNFNELVLDYNKKPHNPMINAGAILTCALLKTLIAPEMTLAEKFEYTRQWFSRLSGGDNFGFNNAVFLSEREAADRNYALGFYMREHNCYPERTNLREVMDFYFQCCSMESNCDSMSVVAATLANGGICPITEEKVLRPDVVRDVLSLMHSCGMYDYSGQFAFKVGLPAKSGVCGGMLVVIPNVMGIFTWSPPLDPLGNSCRGVQFCEELVNIFNFHRYDNLKHASDKKDPRRHRYETKGLSIVNLLFSAASGDVTALRRHKLSGMDITLADYDGRTALHLAASEGHLECVKFLLQQCHVPHDMKDRWGNMPIDEAETFGHRAVVEFLKSWEESQQKGNEENKENGIINPDMVKQDELIPNDTKSVAYDRSATASPIPNDADDNSKPGL, from the exons atggaaaaaaccaACGGTCATATTcgtaaaaatggaaaacttcATGATGatccaatcgaaaatttaccggtCAAACATAAAGAAGCTCTAGTGAAAATATTGTCACGGTTTATAAG TCAGCGGGAGCAGGAGCAGAAAAATGCCGAAGATGTGCTATTCGACATGTTCCGCAATGAGGATTCTGGTCTTATACCAATTGGAAAGTTTTTGGCC GCACTCAGAACAGTTGGTATCCGCATGAATGATCCTCGAATCCGTGAAATGATGGATAACTTAAGGAAAGTTCATAAACTATCAAACTATGAAGGAGGCTCACCTGAAACTCAAAATCTCAATCGAGAGACATTCAAAAG TGTCGTTGCGCCGAATATTGTCTTAATTGCGAGAGCATTCAGGCATCAATTTGTTATTCCTGATTTTCATGGATTCACCAAGGACATTGAGGAGATATATTGGAAATGCAAGAGTAATACGGATGGGAAGGTTGCAAGCTATATTCCCCAGCTAGCTAGGTTTAGTCCAGATTTCTGGGGTATTAGCGTATGTACAATCGATGGACAACGATTTTCCATTGGCGATGTTGATATTCCGTTCACTTTACAAAGTTGCAG cAAGCCCTTAACTTACGCCATCGCGCTAGAGAAACTAGGACAACAAGTTGTACATCAATATGTTGGTCAGGAGCCGAGTGGAAGGAACTTCAACGAACTCGTGTTGGATTACAACA AGAAACCACACAACCCAATGATTAACGCTGGAGCAATCCTGACTTGCGCACTTTTGAAAACTCTTATCGCTCCTGAGATGACTTTAGCTGAGAAGTTTGAATATACAAGGCAATGGTTTAGC AGGCTTTCCGGTGGTGATAATTTCGGCTTCAATAACGCCGTCTTCCTATCCGAACGTGAAGCTGCTGATCGAAACTATGCGCTTGGTTTTTACATGCGGGAGCATAATTGTTACCCTGAAAGGACGAACCTACGCGAAGTAATGGACTTCTACTTCCAG TGTTGTTCGATGGAATCTAATTGTGACAGTATGTCCGTAGTCGCTGCAACTTTAGCAAATGGAGGAATCTGCCCAATCACTGAGGAAAAGGTCCTCAGACCAGACGTAGTTCGCGATGTATTATCCTTGATGCATTCTTGTGGCATGTACGATTATTCCGGACAATTTGCTTTCAAAGTTGGCTTACCAGCAAAATCAGGGGTTTGCGGAGGTATGTTGGTGGTTATTCCAAACGTTATGGGTATCTTCACTTGGTCACCACCATTGGACCCATTGGGAAATAGTTGCAGAGGAGTACAGTTCTGTGAG GAACTcgtgaatatttttaatttccaCCGATATGATAATCTCAAACACGCCTCAGACAAGAAAGACCCCCGCCGTCATCGCTATGAAACAAAAGGTCTCTCTATTGTTAATTTGCTGTTCTCAGCAGCTAGTGGAGATGTGACTGCACTTCGACGTCATAAACTTTCTGGGATGGATATTACTTTGGCCGATTATGATGGCCGCACCGCTTTGCATTTGGCAGCATCCGAAGGACATCTTGAATGTGTGAAATTCTTATTGCAACAATGTCACGTTCCGCATGATATGAAGGATCGCTGGGGCAATATGCCCATCGATGAAGCTGAAACATTCGGTCATCGTGCTGTTGTCGAGTTTTTGAAATCTTGGGAAGAAAGCCAACAAAAAGGAAATgaggaaaataaagaaaatggaaTTATAAATCCAGATATGGTTAAACAAGAT GAGTTGATACCAAATGATACTAAGTCAGTGGCTTATGATCGCAGTGCAACAGCAAGTCCCATACCAAATGATGCCGACGACAACTCAAAACCAGGTCTATAA